Proteins co-encoded in one Zalophus californianus isolate mZalCal1 chromosome 9, mZalCal1.pri.v2, whole genome shotgun sequence genomic window:
- the NABP2 gene encoding SOSS complex subunit B1 encodes MTTETFVKDIKPGLKNLNLIFIVLETGRVTKTKDGHEVRTCKVADKTGSINISVWDDVGNLIQPGDIIRLTKGYASVFKGCLTLYTGRGGDLQKIGEFCMVYSEVPNFSEPNPEYSAQQAPTKTLQNDSSPAAPQPTTGTPAVSPASENQNGNGLSAPPGPGGGPHPPHAPSHPPSTRITRSQPNHTPAGPPGPSSNAVSNGKETRRNSKR; translated from the exons ATGACGACGGAGACCTTCGTGAAGGATATCAAGCCCGGGCTCAAGAATCTGAACCTCATCTTCATTGTGCTGGAGACAG GCCGAGTGACCAAGACAAAAGACGGGCACGAGGTTCGGACCTGCAAAGTGGCAGACAAAACAGGCAGCATCAATATCTCTGTCTGGGACGACGTGGGCAACCTGATCCAGCCTGGAGACATTATTCGGCTCACCAAAGG GTACGCTTCAGTGTTCAAAGGTTGTCTGACACTATACACTGGACGTGGGGGTGATCTTCAGAAGATTGGAGA ATTCTGTATGGTTTATTCTGAGGTTCCTAACTTCAGTGAGCCAAACCCAGAGTACAGCGCCCAGCAGGCACCCACCAAGACG TTGCAGAACGACAGCAGCCCTGCGGCTCCCCAGCCTACCACCGGAACCCCTGCCGTTTCTCCAG CCTCTGAGAACCAGAACGGGAATGGACTGAGTGCCCCACCAGGCCCTGGTGGTGGCCCGCATCCCCCTCACGCACCCTCGCATCCCCCCAGCACCCGAATTACCCGAAGCCAGCCCAACCACACACCTGCCGGCCCTCCGGGCCCGTCCAGCAACGCTGTCAGTAACGGCAAGGAAACCCGGAGGAACAGCAAGAGATAG